A portion of the Rhodococcus pseudokoreensis genome contains these proteins:
- the aceE gene encoding pyruvate dehydrogenase (acetyl-transferring), homodimeric type, with amino-acid sequence MSDLIQGPASQPDSATPGAGAAQPSNPSATPGSEGRVRVIREGVASYLPDIDPDETTEWLESFDGLLDRSGPTRARYLMLRMLERAGEKHVALPALTSTDYVNTIPTENEPWFPGDEEVERRYRAFIRWNAAVMVTRAQRPGVGVGGHISTYASSAALYEVGFNHFFRGKDHPGGGDQIFIQGHASPGIYARAFLEGRIPAERMDGFRQEHSHADQGGGLPSYPHPRLLPDFWEFPTVSMGLGPMNAIYQARFNHYLHDRGIKDTADQHVWAFLGDGEMDEPESRGLAHVAATEGLDNLTFVVNCNLQRLDGPVRGNGKIIQELESFFRGAGWNVIKVVWGREWDALLHADRDGALVNLMNVTPDGDYQTYKANDGGYVREHFFGRDPRTKELVANLSDQDIWNLKRGGHDYRKIYAAYAAAMAHKGQPTVILAHTIKGYTLGKHFEGRNATHQMKKLTLDDLKNFRDLQRIPISDAELEKDPKMPPYYHPGPDAPEIQYMLDRRKALGGFLPQRRTSPAPLPQPADSTYDVVRKGSGKQQVATTMALVRIMKELLRDKEIGKRIVPIIPDEARTFGMDSWFPSLKIYNRNGQLYTAVDAELMLAYKESEIGQILHEGINEAGSTASFTAVGTSYATHGEPMIPLYIFYSMFGFQRTGDGLWAAADQMARGFVLGATAGRTTLTGEGLQHADGHSLLLASTNPAAVAYDPAFSYEIAHIVKDGLRRMYGGTEGVDGFGGEDIFYYITLYNEPYSQPAEPENLNVEGLLKGMYLFKKSAASGPKAQILVSGVTMPEGLRAQELLADEWGVAADVWSVTSWGELRREGIEREQQALRDPGTDAPLPYVTQALSDAAGPFVAASDWMRAVADQIRQWVPGSYTTLGTDGFGFSDTRPAARRYFNVDAESIVVAVLSALAGEGTLDRSKAVEAATKYRIDDVRAAAVSYTDTGSA; translated from the coding sequence TTGTCAGACCTGATCCAGGGACCCGCGTCTCAACCGGATTCCGCCACACCCGGCGCCGGAGCGGCCCAACCTTCCAACCCCAGTGCAACCCCGGGTTCCGAGGGACGCGTGCGCGTCATCCGTGAGGGTGTTGCGTCGTATCTGCCGGATATCGATCCGGATGAGACCACGGAGTGGTTGGAATCGTTCGATGGTTTGTTGGACCGGTCCGGTCCGACTCGTGCCCGGTATCTGATGTTGCGGATGCTCGAGCGGGCCGGGGAGAAGCACGTCGCCCTGCCGGCATTGACGTCGACCGATTATGTGAACACCATCCCGACGGAGAACGAGCCGTGGTTCCCCGGCGATGAGGAGGTCGAGCGCCGGTACCGGGCGTTCATCCGGTGGAACGCGGCGGTGATGGTGACCCGCGCGCAGCGCCCCGGGGTCGGTGTCGGTGGCCACATCTCGACGTACGCGTCGTCGGCGGCCCTGTACGAGGTGGGGTTCAACCACTTCTTCCGCGGCAAGGACCACCCCGGCGGTGGCGATCAGATCTTCATCCAGGGCCACGCCTCCCCCGGCATCTACGCCCGCGCCTTCCTGGAGGGCCGGATCCCGGCGGAGCGGATGGACGGGTTCCGGCAGGAACACTCGCACGCCGACCAGGGCGGCGGACTGCCGTCGTACCCGCACCCGCGGCTGCTGCCGGATTTCTGGGAATTCCCGACCGTGTCGATGGGTCTGGGCCCGATGAACGCGATCTACCAGGCCCGGTTCAACCACTACCTGCACGACCGCGGCATCAAGGACACCGCCGACCAGCACGTGTGGGCGTTTTTGGGTGACGGCGAGATGGACGAACCCGAATCGCGCGGTCTCGCGCATGTGGCGGCCACCGAGGGCCTCGACAATTTGACGTTCGTGGTGAACTGCAACCTGCAGCGCCTCGACGGCCCGGTCCGCGGCAACGGCAAGATCATCCAGGAGTTGGAGTCGTTCTTCCGCGGCGCCGGCTGGAACGTGATCAAGGTGGTCTGGGGCCGCGAGTGGGACGCCCTGCTGCACGCCGACCGCGACGGCGCCCTGGTGAACCTGATGAACGTCACCCCCGACGGCGACTACCAAACCTACAAGGCCAACGACGGCGGGTACGTGCGGGAGCACTTCTTCGGCCGGGACCCGCGGACCAAGGAACTGGTCGCGAACCTGTCCGATCAGGACATCTGGAACCTCAAACGCGGCGGCCACGACTACCGCAAGATCTACGCCGCCTACGCGGCGGCGATGGCGCACAAGGGTCAGCCGACGGTGATCCTGGCGCACACCATCAAGGGCTACACCCTGGGCAAGCACTTCGAGGGCCGCAACGCCACCCACCAGATGAAGAAGCTGACCCTCGACGATCTGAAGAACTTCCGGGACCTGCAGCGGATCCCGATCTCCGACGCCGAGTTGGAGAAGGACCCGAAGATGCCGCCGTACTACCACCCCGGCCCCGACGCCCCGGAGATCCAGTACATGCTGGACCGCCGCAAAGCCTTGGGTGGGTTCCTGCCGCAGCGGCGGACCTCGCCGGCACCGTTGCCGCAGCCGGCGGACTCCACCTACGACGTGGTCCGCAAGGGCTCCGGCAAGCAGCAGGTCGCGACCACCATGGCGTTGGTGCGGATCATGAAGGAGCTGCTGCGGGACAAGGAGATCGGGAAGCGGATCGTGCCGATCATCCCGGACGAGGCCCGCACCTTCGGGATGGACTCCTGGTTCCCCTCTTTGAAGATCTACAACCGCAACGGGCAGCTGTACACCGCGGTGGATGCGGAGCTGATGCTGGCGTACAAGGAGTCCGAGATCGGGCAGATCCTGCACGAGGGCATCAACGAGGCCGGCTCGACGGCCTCGTTCACCGCGGTCGGCACCTCCTACGCCACCCACGGTGAGCCGATGATCCCGCTGTACATCTTCTACTCGATGTTCGGGTTCCAGCGCACCGGCGACGGCCTGTGGGCCGCCGCGGATCAGATGGCCCGCGGCTTCGTCCTCGGTGCCACCGCCGGCCGCACCACCCTCACCGGCGAAGGGTTGCAGCACGCCGACGGGCACTCGCTGCTGCTGGCCTCGACCAACCCCGCCGCCGTGGCCTACGATCCGGCGTTCTCCTACGAGATCGCGCACATCGTCAAGGACGGACTGCGCCGCATGTACGGCGGCACCGAGGGTGTGGACGGGTTCGGTGGTGAGGACATCTTCTACTACATCACCCTCTACAACGAGCCCTACTCCCAGCCCGCCGAACCGGAGAACCTGAACGTCGAGGGCCTCCTCAAGGGCATGTACCTGTTCAAGAAGTCCGCGGCATCGGGCCCGAAGGCGCAGATCCTGGTCTCCGGTGTCACCATGCCCGAGGGTCTGCGGGCGCAGGAACTGCTCGCCGACGAGTGGGGTGTGGCCGCCGACGTGTGGTCGGTCACCTCCTGGGGTGAACTGCGCCGCGAGGGCATCGAACGCGAACAGCAGGCGCTGCGCGATCCGGGCACCGACGCCCCGCTGCCCTACGTCACCCAGGCCCTGTCGGATGCGGCCGGCCCGTTCGTGGCGGCCTCGGACTGGATGCGCGCCGTCGCCGACCAGATCCGCCAGTGGGTGCCCGGCTCGTACACCACCCTCGGCACCGACGGGTTCGGGTTCTCCGACACCCGCCCCGCCGCCCGCCGGTACTTCAACGTCGACGCCGAATCCATCGTCGTCGCCGTCCTGTCCGCCCTCGCCGGCGAAGGCACCCTCGACCGCTCCAAGGCCGTCGAAGCCGCCACGAAGTACCGCATCGACGACGTCCGCGCCGCCGCCGTCTCCTACACGGATACCGGAAGCGCGTAA
- a CDS encoding DUF3052 domain-containing protein: MVAAADAQNYAQKLGITADMAVQELGWDEDTDDDLRAAVEDTIGGELLDEDSDEVIDVVLLWWRDEDGDLVDALMDAIGPLADEGFVWVLTPKTGQPGHVEPSEIAESAPTAGLTQTSAANLGDWSGSRLVQPKSRPANKR, encoded by the coding sequence GTGGTCGCCGCGGCGGACGCCCAAAACTACGCTCAGAAACTCGGGATCACTGCCGACATGGCGGTACAGGAACTGGGCTGGGACGAGGACACCGACGACGACCTGCGTGCCGCGGTCGAGGACACCATCGGTGGAGAACTGCTGGACGAGGATTCCGACGAGGTCATCGACGTCGTGCTGCTGTGGTGGCGCGACGAAGACGGAGACCTCGTCGACGCCCTCATGGATGCCATCGGGCCCCTGGCCGACGAGGGATTCGTGTGGGTCCTCACCCCCAAAACCGGTCAGCCCGGTCACGTGGAGCCCAGCGAGATCGCCGAGTCCGCACCCACAGCCGGTCTCACCCAGACGTCGGCGGCAAATCTCGGAGACTGGTCGGGAAGCCGTCTGGTTCAGCCGAAGTCGCGTCCCGCGAACAAGCGCTGA
- a CDS encoding peroxiredoxin, whose product MPLEVGTTAPDFTLKDQNNQEVTLSDYRGKKNVLLVFYPLAFTGTCQGELCKVRDELPKFENDETAILALSVGASPTHKIWSAEQGYTFPLLADFWPHGAVAEQYGVFNDKLGFANRGTFVIDKEGIIRFAEMNGPGEARDQGAWEKALATLES is encoded by the coding sequence ATGCCGCTCGAGGTGGGCACCACCGCCCCCGATTTCACTCTCAAGGACCAGAACAACCAGGAGGTGACGCTTTCCGATTACCGCGGAAAGAAGAACGTCCTGCTCGTGTTCTACCCGCTCGCGTTCACCGGAACGTGCCAGGGTGAGCTCTGCAAGGTTCGCGACGAACTGCCGAAGTTCGAGAACGACGAGACGGCGATCCTCGCCCTCTCCGTCGGTGCCTCGCCGACCCACAAGATCTGGTCCGCCGAGCAGGGATACACCTTCCCGCTGCTCGCCGACTTCTGGCCGCACGGCGCGGTCGCGGAGCAATACGGCGTCTTCAACGACAAGCTGGGCTTCGCGAACCGCGGCACCTTCGTCATCGACAAGGAAGGCATCATCCGGTTCGCCGAGATGAACGGACCCGGAGAAGCCCGTGACCAGGGAGCTTGGGAGAAAGCCCTCGCCACGCTAGAGTCCTGA
- a CDS encoding GbsR/MarR family transcriptional regulator has product MPSDTQLIFADHVGRFYARQYGFPPMAGRLLGYLFVCDPPQQTIDQLGEALLASRSAITGAVKLLEGYRMARRTRTAGERVDRVSLDPASQQPQNFDSALHREHAALFREGLALLADAPPERRAPLEEMVALAEFLSERLPELRDEWHTRRDELRARRTGTLDREGEAHHD; this is encoded by the coding sequence GTGCCGTCCGACACACAGCTGATCTTCGCCGACCACGTCGGCCGCTTCTACGCCCGCCAATACGGTTTCCCGCCGATGGCGGGGCGTCTGCTGGGATACCTATTCGTGTGCGATCCCCCACAGCAGACGATCGACCAGCTGGGCGAGGCTCTGCTGGCGAGCCGGAGCGCCATCACCGGCGCGGTCAAGCTGCTCGAGGGCTATCGGATGGCGCGGCGCACCCGCACGGCCGGTGAACGGGTCGACCGGGTGAGCCTGGATCCGGCGAGTCAGCAACCGCAGAACTTCGATTCCGCCCTCCACCGCGAGCACGCGGCACTGTTCCGGGAGGGTTTGGCGTTGCTGGCCGACGCCCCACCCGAACGCCGCGCTCCGCTCGAGGAGATGGTCGCGCTGGCCGAGTTCCTCAGCGAGCGACTGCCGGAGCTACGGGACGAATGGCACACGCGACGCGATGAGCTCCGAGCTCGGCGAACCGGCACACTCGATCGAGAAGGGGAAGCGCATCATGACTGA
- a CDS encoding DUF5655 domain-containing protein — protein MSAAIDEYLAGKDPDATERLLQFRDLVLACGEVDERVHRTEIAWARARVFAAAFIYSSRLEIALDLRRRVHHPQLREAFPTTKTVITHRLTITSDDQLDDTLASLLAEAYDTVGPGTRNR, from the coding sequence ATGAGTGCCGCGATCGACGAGTACCTGGCAGGCAAGGACCCGGACGCCACCGAGCGCCTACTGCAGTTCCGTGACCTCGTTCTGGCGTGCGGCGAGGTGGACGAGCGCGTCCACCGGACCGAGATCGCGTGGGCCCGTGCCCGCGTCTTCGCTGCCGCGTTCATCTACTCGTCGCGACTCGAGATCGCGCTCGACCTGCGCCGGCGCGTCCATCACCCGCAGTTGCGCGAGGCGTTTCCCACCACCAAGACGGTGATCACGCACCGGTTGACGATCACCTCCGACGATCAACTCGACGACACCCTGGCCTCGCTCCTCGCGGAGGCCTACGACACGGTGGGTCCGGGCACCCGCAACCGGTAG
- a CDS encoding cobalamin biosynthesis protein, whose amino-acid sequence MHRTSRPAGARAAGLLLGFAADRAFADPARWHPVAGFGRTAMALEKATYRDRRSAGIVHVAVLVGGAAGLGVAAARVARRGGWAGETAATAVATWAVLGGTSLGRTGSSMAAHLEADDLAAARALLPSLCGRDPSVLGVDGLTRATLESVAENTSDSAVGAFLWGAVAGIPGLFVYRASNTLDAMVGYRSPKYRNFGWAAARWDDLLNLLPARLTGALSVVAAPTVGGSPKEAWEAWRRDASQHPSPNAGVAEASAAGALGISLGGRTEYAHGVEMRPVLGSGPSPRPVDLDRAVRLSTAVQGGAALVSATLAVAIGQFRFRRRPRR is encoded by the coding sequence GTGCATCGAACCTCCCGTCCCGCCGGCGCGCGCGCCGCAGGCCTGCTTCTCGGCTTCGCCGCAGACCGCGCGTTCGCCGATCCCGCCCGATGGCATCCCGTGGCCGGATTCGGCCGCACGGCAATGGCATTGGAGAAGGCGACGTACCGCGACCGCCGGTCGGCCGGAATCGTGCACGTCGCCGTCCTCGTCGGTGGAGCGGCGGGTCTAGGGGTCGCCGCGGCCCGGGTGGCGCGGCGCGGGGGATGGGCGGGCGAGACGGCCGCGACCGCCGTCGCGACGTGGGCGGTCCTCGGCGGAACGTCCCTGGGACGGACCGGCTCGAGCATGGCCGCGCACCTGGAGGCAGACGACCTCGCCGCCGCCCGCGCCCTGCTGCCGTCGCTGTGCGGTCGCGACCCCAGCGTGCTCGGCGTCGACGGGCTCACCCGGGCGACGCTGGAGTCGGTGGCCGAGAACACGTCCGATTCCGCGGTCGGGGCGTTCCTGTGGGGCGCGGTGGCCGGGATCCCCGGACTGTTCGTCTACCGGGCGTCCAACACCCTGGACGCGATGGTCGGCTACCGCTCGCCGAAGTACCGCAACTTCGGCTGGGCCGCGGCGCGATGGGACGACCTTCTCAACCTGCTGCCCGCCCGACTGACGGGCGCACTGTCCGTCGTGGCCGCGCCGACGGTCGGTGGGTCGCCGAAGGAGGCGTGGGAGGCGTGGCGGCGCGACGCGTCCCAGCACCCCAGCCCCAATGCCGGTGTCGCGGAGGCCAGCGCCGCGGGCGCTCTCGGGATCTCGCTGGGCGGGCGCACCGAATACGCGCACGGCGTCGAGATGCGACCTGTGCTCGGATCCGGGCCGTCACCCCGGCCCGTCGACCTCGACCGTGCGGTGCGGCTGTCGACCGCGGTGCAGGGTGGTGCGGCGCTGGTGTCAGCGACCCTTGCCGTAGCGATCGGCCAGTTTCGCTTCCGCCGCCGTCCTCGGCGCTGA
- a CDS encoding SURF1 family protein, translated as MRRLRFLLRPGWLVLALVVAGFAFMCFYVLAPWQLGKNTSTEHRNQLIADSVDAEPVPLETLLSGAGANPDDEWRRVTATGSYVQNSDLLVRLRSIESQPAYEVLTPLQLTDGRTILVNRGYVRPIQGTEAPPVDPPPAGPVTLDGRVRKSEGTIAGKEPIDENGLRQVYYIDAGQIGGFIGTDLVNAYVQLEPDQAGGLGTIPLPQLDAGPYLSYGLQWLAFGIMAPLGLAYFIRAEWRERRKEKSAKAADDAAPAPAPVARKKPFARSKPVESAPRTAAEAKLADRYGKGR; from the coding sequence GTGCGAAGGCTGAGATTTCTGTTGCGACCCGGCTGGTTGGTGTTGGCCTTGGTGGTCGCCGGATTCGCCTTCATGTGTTTCTACGTGCTCGCGCCGTGGCAGCTCGGCAAGAACACATCGACGGAGCACCGGAACCAGCTGATCGCCGACTCCGTCGACGCCGAGCCCGTCCCGCTGGAGACCCTGCTGTCGGGCGCCGGGGCGAATCCGGACGACGAGTGGCGCCGCGTCACCGCGACCGGGTCGTACGTGCAGAACAGTGATCTGCTGGTCCGGTTGCGGTCCATCGAGTCGCAGCCCGCGTACGAGGTCTTGACCCCGCTGCAGCTGACCGACGGTCGCACGATCCTGGTCAACCGCGGCTACGTGCGCCCGATCCAGGGCACCGAGGCGCCGCCGGTGGATCCGCCGCCTGCCGGGCCGGTCACGCTCGACGGTCGGGTCCGCAAGTCCGAGGGCACCATCGCAGGCAAGGAACCGATCGACGAGAACGGGCTGCGGCAGGTGTACTACATCGACGCGGGCCAGATCGGCGGTTTCATCGGCACGGATCTGGTCAACGCGTACGTGCAACTCGAACCCGATCAGGCGGGTGGTCTGGGCACCATTCCGCTCCCGCAACTCGACGCGGGCCCGTACCTGTCGTACGGCTTGCAGTGGCTGGCGTTCGGCATCATGGCCCCGCTCGGCCTGGCCTACTTCATCCGCGCGGAGTGGCGCGAACGCCGCAAGGAGAAGTCCGCGAAAGCTGCCGACGACGCCGCTCCTGCTCCCGCGCCCGTGGCCCGGAAGAAGCCGTTCGCGCGGAGCAAGCCGGTGGAATCAGCGCCGAGGACGGCGGCGGAAGCGAAACTGGCCGATCGCTACGGCAAGGGTCGCTGA
- a CDS encoding low molecular weight protein-tyrosine-phosphatase: protein MARPETPLHVTFVCTGNICRSPMAEKIFAEHLRREALDDRVMVSSAGTHGWHVGREADIRTNETLKLNGYPTGHTAAEVGPFHLGADLVVALAANHDRELAHMGVPDERRRLLRSFDPDADTSSVPDPFYGDLEDFERVRLQIEAAVPGLLDWVRSR from the coding sequence ATGGCGCGGCCTGAGACTCCGCTGCACGTGACGTTCGTGTGTACCGGCAACATCTGCCGCTCCCCCATGGCCGAGAAGATCTTCGCCGAGCACCTCCGGCGGGAAGCCCTCGACGATCGGGTGATGGTGAGCAGCGCCGGGACCCACGGCTGGCACGTCGGCCGCGAGGCAGACATCCGCACCAACGAAACCCTGAAGCTGAACGGCTATCCGACCGGCCACACGGCCGCGGAGGTCGGGCCGTTCCACCTCGGCGCCGATCTGGTGGTCGCTCTCGCGGCCAACCACGACCGTGAGCTTGCCCACATGGGCGTGCCCGACGAGCGCCGCCGGCTGCTGCGCAGTTTCGACCCGGACGCCGACACGTCGTCCGTACCCGACCCGTTCTACGGGGACCTCGAGGACTTCGAGCGGGTCCGCCTCCAGATCGAGGCCGCGGTGCCCGGGCTGCTCGACTGGGTGCGCAGCCGGTAA
- a CDS encoding HAD hydrolase-like protein produces MTSLSTSASAVPTALSAPIVLFDLDGTLTDSAPGIHAGFRHALATIGQPEPTDEMIDAVIGPPMIDTFRSMGLDEELVQQAIAAYFERYDRVGWAENAVFDGIEKVLVAARDSGRRLAVATSKSERFAIRILEHFELAHYFEFIGGASDDGSRRAKSDVIAHSLHNLGVTATEGATADVLMIGDRDHDVLGAAHWGIPAVFVEWGYGFPTEAERAHTTAQTVADLGKLLDGAA; encoded by the coding sequence GTGACATCTCTCTCCACCTCCGCGTCCGCCGTCCCTACTGCCCTGTCGGCACCGATCGTGCTGTTCGACCTCGACGGCACGCTCACCGACTCCGCGCCCGGCATCCACGCCGGCTTCCGCCATGCGCTCGCGACGATCGGTCAGCCCGAGCCGACCGACGAGATGATCGACGCCGTCATCGGCCCGCCGATGATCGACACGTTCCGGTCGATGGGACTCGACGAAGAACTCGTGCAGCAGGCGATCGCCGCCTACTTCGAACGCTACGACCGCGTGGGATGGGCCGAGAACGCCGTCTTCGACGGCATCGAGAAGGTGCTCGTCGCCGCCCGCGACAGCGGCCGCAGGCTCGCCGTCGCCACGTCGAAGTCCGAGCGGTTCGCGATCCGCATCCTCGAACACTTCGAACTCGCGCACTACTTCGAGTTCATCGGCGGAGCCAGCGACGACGGCAGTCGCCGCGCCAAGTCCGACGTGATCGCCCATTCGCTGCACAACCTCGGAGTCACCGCCACCGAGGGCGCCACCGCCGACGTCCTGATGATCGGCGACCGCGACCACGACGTCCTCGGGGCCGCGCACTGGGGCATCCCCGCGGTGTTCGTCGAGTGGGGTTACGGGTTCCCCACCGAGGCCGAGCGCGCGCACACGACGGCGCAGACCGTCGCCGACCTCGGGAAGCTGCTCGATGGCGCGGCCTGA
- the cobC gene encoding Rv2231c family pyridoxal phosphate-dependent protein CobC encodes MSRDHCPLGSTIVDIRAGSRESLRHHGDVDAGPGLLDFAVNVQGDGPPDWLRLRLADALAHLGTYPTVTADLAARTAVASRHGRDPEEVLLLAGGAEGFSLLPRLGIREAALIHPSFTEPEWALREAQVPVTQVLLDDPYVLDSATVPESADLVVIGNPTNPTSVLHPAEAILRLRRPGRIVVVDEAFIDAVPDERESLAGRSLPDVLVLRSLTKTWALAGLRCGYALGAPEILERLQVGRAHWPVGSLQVEAIAACSEPHAVAAARDHAVVLGEWREDMIRQLTGIGVAVHRPAVAPFLLLRLSDGELMRKHLRQRGIAVRRCDTFPGLGPDFLRVAVRPAEQTDALVDAMKEIL; translated from the coding sequence ATGTCACGGGATCATTGTCCCTTAGGCTCGACAATCGTGGACATTCGTGCCGGTAGCCGGGAGAGCCTGCGTCACCACGGAGACGTGGATGCGGGGCCCGGACTCCTCGATTTCGCAGTCAACGTGCAGGGCGACGGGCCGCCGGACTGGCTGCGCCTCCGCCTCGCGGACGCGCTGGCGCACCTGGGCACGTACCCCACGGTCACGGCCGATCTCGCGGCCCGGACCGCGGTGGCGTCCCGGCACGGCCGGGACCCCGAGGAGGTGCTGCTGCTCGCCGGGGGCGCCGAGGGGTTCTCGCTGCTCCCGCGGCTCGGGATCCGGGAGGCCGCGCTGATCCACCCGTCGTTCACCGAACCCGAGTGGGCGCTGCGGGAGGCGCAGGTGCCGGTCACGCAGGTGTTGCTCGACGACCCGTACGTCCTCGACTCGGCGACGGTCCCGGAATCCGCCGATCTCGTCGTGATCGGCAACCCGACCAACCCGACGTCGGTGCTGCACCCCGCCGAGGCGATCCTGCGGTTGCGCCGGCCAGGCAGGATCGTCGTCGTCGACGAGGCGTTCATCGACGCGGTCCCGGACGAGCGCGAGTCGCTGGCCGGCCGCTCACTGCCCGACGTGCTGGTGCTCCGCAGTCTCACCAAGACGTGGGCGCTGGCGGGACTGCGGTGCGGGTACGCCCTCGGGGCCCCCGAGATCCTCGAACGACTGCAGGTGGGACGGGCGCACTGGCCGGTGGGCAGCCTGCAGGTGGAGGCGATCGCCGCGTGCAGCGAACCGCACGCCGTCGCCGCGGCCCGCGACCACGCCGTCGTGCTGGGTGAGTGGCGCGAAGACATGATCCGGCAGCTGACCGGGATCGGGGTCGCCGTGCACCGCCCTGCGGTCGCGCCGTTCCTGCTGCTCCGCCTGTCGGACGGCGAACTGATGCGCAAGCACCTGCGCCAACGGGGTATCGCCGTGCGGCGCTGCGACACGTTCCCCGGACTCGGACCCGATTTCCTCCGCGTCGCGGTGCGCCCCGCGGAGCAGACCGATGCGCTCGTCGACGCGATGAAGGAGATCCTGTGA
- a CDS encoding Nif3-like dinuclear metal center hexameric protein, whose protein sequence is MNPVRLADVIATLDAAYPPALAESWDSVGLVCGDPDDTVATVSVAVDPTAAVVDEAIAAGADLLLVHHPLLLRGVDTVGAHTPKGALVHKLIKAGCALFTAHTNADSADPGVSDALAAALGLTVTGPIEPQPTENLDKWVVLVPSGDADTVRRALFDAGAGQIGNYRDCSWSVTGHGQFLPTDGANPALGAVGALERVEESRVEVIAPRGLRPKVLAAMRAAHPYEEVAFDVFETATFPGPRGLGRVGELPEPLTLREFTDRVADALPATTWGVRAAGDPEATIRTVAVCGGSGDSFLDDVTRLGVDAYVTADLRHHPADEHLRAGGPALIDVAHWASEQPWCEQAKGVLDAAFAHTPQWQVRVSAVRTDPWSVSAPSS, encoded by the coding sequence GTGAACCCGGTGCGTCTCGCCGACGTGATCGCGACCCTGGACGCGGCCTACCCGCCCGCCCTCGCCGAATCGTGGGACTCCGTCGGACTCGTGTGCGGCGACCCCGACGACACAGTGGCGACGGTGTCGGTCGCGGTCGATCCGACCGCCGCGGTGGTCGACGAGGCGATCGCGGCCGGCGCCGACCTGCTCCTCGTCCACCACCCGCTGCTGCTCCGCGGAGTCGACACCGTCGGCGCCCACACCCCGAAGGGTGCGCTCGTCCACAAGCTGATCAAGGCCGGCTGCGCCCTGTTCACCGCGCACACCAACGCCGATTCCGCGGACCCCGGCGTCTCCGACGCCCTCGCGGCGGCGCTCGGGCTGACCGTCACCGGGCCGATCGAGCCGCAACCCACCGAGAACCTCGACAAATGGGTGGTCCTCGTCCCCTCCGGTGACGCCGACACAGTCCGCCGCGCGCTGTTCGACGCCGGCGCCGGACAGATCGGCAACTACCGCGACTGCAGCTGGTCCGTCACCGGGCACGGCCAGTTCCTCCCGACCGACGGCGCGAATCCGGCACTCGGAGCCGTCGGCGCGCTCGAACGGGTCGAGGAGAGCCGGGTGGAGGTGATCGCGCCACGCGGCCTCCGGCCGAAGGTGCTCGCCGCCATGCGCGCCGCCCACCCGTACGAGGAGGTCGCGTTCGACGTGTTCGAGACGGCGACGTTCCCCGGCCCCCGCGGACTCGGACGCGTCGGCGAGCTACCCGAACCGCTGACGCTGCGCGAGTTCACCGACCGGGTGGCGGACGCGCTGCCCGCCACCACGTGGGGTGTGCGGGCCGCGGGCGACCCCGAAGCCACGATCCGCACCGTCGCCGTGTGTGGTGGCTCGGGCGACTCGTTCCTCGACGACGTCACACGCCTCGGCGTGGACGCGTACGTGACCGCCGACCTGCGACACCACCCCGCCGACGAACACCTGCGCGCAGGAGGTCCGGCCCTGATCGACGTCGCGCACTGGGCGAGCGAGCAACCGTGGTGCGAACAGGCCAAGGGCGTGCTCGACGCCGCGTTCGCGCACACACCGCAGTGGCAGGTGCGGGTGTCCGCGGTGCGCACCGATCCGTGGTCGGTCAGCGCGCCGTCGTCGTAG